From Streptomyces qinzhouensis, one genomic window encodes:
- a CDS encoding DUF6059 family protein, which yields MTGRLRRTARICLIPLHSVYRALSLYGRIWAPVPPDLRENPAGEPGTPRRPRTPPGHPERICGPTPRTAVEAAIARQLDEIFRGDVG from the coding sequence ATGACCGGCAGGCTCCGTCGCACCGCCCGCATCTGCCTGATCCCGCTGCACTCCGTCTACCGGGCACTGTCCCTCTACGGACGCATCTGGGCACCCGTACCCCCGGACCTCCGGGAGAACCCGGCCGGCGAGCCCGGCACCCCGCGCCGGCCCCGGACACCTCCCGGACACCCCGAGCGCATCTGCGGCCCCACCCCCCGCACCGCCGTGGAGGCCGCCATCGCCCGCCAACTCGACGAGATCTTCCGGGGGGACGTGGGCTGA
- a CDS encoding ABC transporter substrate-binding protein has protein sequence MTVQPMQPFRRRAGSFVALALAALVTVSCGRSDQGGTSGGTAPAAAGKSATELLPADLKKKGVLRVATAVGYPPMEMYKPGTTELTGVDPDLARAVANRLGLRLELTNAAFDGLIPGLKSGRFDLVMSSMTDSPERRKAVDFVDYFRTGGVIMTKKGNPEGIKTLEDLCGKAVVLAKGSSNLAIGQEQNTRCGKKMRISQSEDAPTGLLQIDSGRAVATIVDYPVAAMFVKEKGTYEALPEQYGTAPWGIAVGKDRSGLRDAVQRALQDLIDDGGYRKVLDSYGVGGSAVPKATVNDGT, from the coding sequence ATGACAGTGCAGCCCATGCAGCCGTTCCGGAGACGGGCCGGTTCCTTTGTCGCCCTGGCCCTTGCCGCCCTCGTGACCGTCTCCTGCGGGCGCTCGGACCAGGGCGGCACCTCGGGCGGGACGGCACCCGCCGCGGCGGGCAAGAGCGCCACCGAACTGCTGCCGGCCGATCTGAAGAAGAAGGGCGTCCTGCGGGTCGCCACCGCCGTCGGCTATCCGCCCATGGAGATGTACAAGCCCGGCACCACCGAACTGACCGGGGTCGACCCCGATCTGGCCCGGGCCGTCGCGAACCGCCTCGGGCTGCGGCTCGAACTCACCAACGCCGCCTTCGACGGGCTGATCCCGGGGCTGAAGTCGGGCCGCTTCGACCTGGTGATGTCGTCGATGACCGACAGCCCCGAGCGCCGCAAGGCGGTGGACTTCGTCGACTACTTCCGAACCGGCGGCGTCATCATGACGAAGAAGGGCAACCCGGAGGGCATCAAGACGCTGGAGGATCTCTGCGGCAAGGCCGTGGTCCTCGCCAAGGGCAGCTCCAACCTCGCCATCGGCCAGGAGCAGAACACCCGCTGCGGTAAGAAGATGCGGATCTCGCAGAGCGAGGACGCCCCGACCGGGCTGCTCCAGATCGACAGCGGGCGCGCCGTCGCCACCATCGTCGACTACCCCGTCGCGGCGATGTTCGTGAAGGAGAAGGGGACGTACGAGGCGCTCCCGGAGCAGTACGGCACGGCGCCCTGGGGTATCGCGGTCGGAAAGGACCGCAGCGGTCTGCGCGACGCCGTGCAGCGGGCGCTCCAGGACCTGATCGACGACGGCGGTTACCGGAAGGTCCTCGACTCCTACGGGGTCGGCGGCAGCGCCGTGCCCAAGGCGACCGTCAACGACGGCACGTGA
- a CDS encoding HAD-IIIC family phosphatase: protein MDLATPAAPVGEELAALHRDHRLATDYPRLSALLAEATDEERERTGRHLGLLGPDEVRRAHPGLPTLRTAVTGDGTLSPLLPALAAEAARHGLLLPVTPSPYNTWVPDLSDPGSDLYAARPGLVLCVLSAAVVTAELPSPWHVDDIRRVLEDKTALIESLADRFAETGDGTLVLNTLLLPRELTAQLLDHRSRARLGIAWREANLRLLRLAESHPRLVVLDLDPLAAETPAHDARLSAYAKVHLSPGILARYAREAGHLARRLLGHTKKALVLDLDGTLWGGILGDDGPEGIEVGDGARGEAFTAFQRVARQIGSQGVLLSVVSKNDLEPVRRVLRDHPGMTLREDDFVRVTANWQPKHLNLRALADDLGIGADSLVFADDSPYECGLVRREIPGAAVVRLDDEPADHVNRLLADNWFDSAELTTEDRARPAHYRGDLARKDFRHGFESLEGYLRELGVTVRLAPAAPEDISRLSQITLRTNQFNLTTVRLGRADIETLLGRPDTLVLTIRSADRFGDNGTVGAVIATRHGTALVIDNFLLSCRVFARGIEQAVIAAVLRHAERSGLTEVFGIHRPTAKNGKTAGFYPHHGFAPAAADALPAGPAAPVPPDPDDRAVHRHDLRTVPPVPDHIRLDATFEGPTP from the coding sequence ATGGACCTCGCGACCCCAGCAGCGCCCGTGGGCGAGGAGCTCGCCGCACTCCACCGAGACCACCGTCTGGCCACCGACTATCCGAGGCTGAGCGCCCTCCTCGCCGAGGCAACGGACGAGGAACGGGAACGGACGGGCCGGCACCTCGGCCTCCTCGGCCCCGACGAGGTCCGGCGCGCCCATCCCGGACTGCCGACCCTGCGCACCGCCGTCACCGGCGACGGCACCCTCTCACCCCTGCTCCCCGCGCTGGCCGCCGAGGCCGCCCGGCACGGGCTGCTGCTGCCGGTCACCCCTTCCCCCTACAACACCTGGGTACCCGACCTCTCCGACCCCGGCAGCGACCTCTACGCCGCCCGGCCGGGGCTCGTCCTCTGCGTGCTCAGCGCCGCCGTCGTCACCGCGGAGCTGCCCTCTCCTTGGCATGTAGACGACATCCGGCGGGTCCTGGAGGACAAGACAGCGCTCATCGAGAGCCTCGCGGACCGGTTCGCCGAGACCGGTGACGGCACCCTTGTCCTCAACACCCTCCTCCTGCCCCGCGAACTGACCGCCCAACTGCTCGACCACCGCTCCCGGGCCCGGCTCGGCATCGCCTGGCGCGAGGCCAATCTGCGCCTGCTGCGGCTCGCGGAGAGCCACCCCCGCCTCGTCGTCCTGGACCTCGACCCGCTGGCCGCCGAGACCCCCGCCCACGATGCCCGGCTCAGCGCCTACGCCAAGGTGCACCTGTCGCCGGGGATCCTCGCCCGCTACGCCCGCGAGGCCGGCCATCTGGCCCGCAGGCTCCTCGGACATACCAAGAAGGCGCTCGTCCTCGACCTGGACGGCACCCTCTGGGGCGGCATCCTCGGCGACGACGGCCCCGAGGGCATCGAGGTCGGCGACGGCGCCCGGGGCGAGGCCTTCACCGCCTTCCAGCGCGTCGCCCGCCAGATCGGCTCGCAAGGCGTCCTGCTCTCCGTCGTCAGCAAGAACGACCTCGAACCGGTACGCCGGGTGCTCCGCGACCACCCGGGAATGACCCTGCGCGAGGACGACTTCGTCCGTGTCACCGCCAACTGGCAGCCCAAACACCTCAACCTCCGGGCACTCGCCGACGACCTCGGAATCGGCGCCGACAGCCTCGTCTTTGCCGACGACAGCCCCTACGAATGCGGGCTGGTCCGCCGGGAGATCCCCGGGGCCGCCGTGGTCCGCCTCGACGACGAACCCGCCGACCATGTGAACCGTCTCCTCGCGGACAACTGGTTCGACAGTGCCGAACTCACCACTGAGGACCGGGCCCGCCCCGCCCACTACCGCGGCGACCTCGCCCGCAAGGACTTCCGGCACGGCTTCGAGTCGCTGGAGGGCTACCTCCGGGAACTCGGCGTCACCGTACGCCTGGCCCCCGCCGCGCCCGAGGACATATCCCGCCTCTCCCAGATCACCCTGCGCACCAACCAGTTCAATCTCACCACCGTCCGGCTCGGCCGGGCCGACATCGAGACGCTGCTGGGCCGCCCCGACACGCTGGTCCTCACCATCCGCAGCGCCGACCGGTTCGGTGACAACGGCACGGTCGGCGCCGTCATCGCCACCCGCCACGGCACCGCCCTGGTCATCGACAACTTCCTGTTGAGCTGCCGGGTCTTCGCCCGCGGTATCGAGCAGGCCGTCATCGCCGCCGTACTGCGCCACGCCGAACGCTCCGGCCTCACCGAGGTGTTCGGCATCCACCGGCCCACCGCGAAGAACGGCAAGACCGCCGGCTTCTACCCGCACCACGGCTTCGCCCCGGCGGCGGCCGACGCCCTGCCCGCCGGCCCGGCCGCCCCCGTACCCCCGGACCCGGACGACCGCGCCGTCCACCGCCACGACCTGCGGACCGTCCCGCCCGTGCCCGACCACATCCGTCTGGACGCGACCTTCGAAGGGCCCACCCCATGA
- a CDS encoding acyl carrier protein, producing the protein MNSIDDFIRILRDELGLAVESDDLRRGLDDVNGWDSVHLLALVTVLERVTGTRVSLPDALEATSLEQLYTVVSGRRPSPAS; encoded by the coding sequence ATGAACAGCATCGACGACTTCATCCGCATCCTCCGCGACGAGCTCGGACTCGCCGTGGAGAGCGACGATCTCCGGCGCGGGCTCGACGACGTGAACGGCTGGGACTCCGTACATCTCCTCGCCCTCGTCACGGTCCTGGAACGGGTCACCGGAACCCGGGTCTCCCTGCCCGACGCCCTCGAAGCGACCAGCCTGGAACAGCTCTACACCGTCGTCTCCGGACGGCGGCCCTCCCCGGCCTCCTGA
- a CDS encoding amino acid ABC transporter ATP-binding protein, translated as MNDIVLKARGVRKRFGDIEVLKGIDLDVTAGEVLCVIGPSGSGKSTLLRCFNHLEKIDAGRIWVDGELVGYEPHGTSTDVLRERRPREIRRQRERIGMVFQRFHLFPHRTAVQNVMEGPLVVKGRPRAEAERQARELLDRVGLADRGDHYPAQLSGGQQQRVAIARALAMEPTLMLFDEPTSALDPELVGEVLGVMRDLARSGMTMIVVTHEMGFAREVADRVLFLDQGAAVEEGSPDRFFGDPRHDRTRAFLSTVL; from the coding sequence GTGAACGACATCGTCCTCAAGGCCCGTGGGGTCCGGAAGCGGTTCGGCGACATCGAGGTGCTCAAGGGCATCGACCTCGATGTCACGGCCGGTGAGGTGCTCTGTGTCATCGGCCCCTCCGGCTCCGGCAAGTCGACCCTGCTGCGCTGCTTCAACCATCTGGAGAAGATCGACGCGGGCCGGATCTGGGTCGACGGCGAACTCGTCGGCTACGAACCGCACGGCACGTCCACCGACGTACTGCGGGAACGGCGGCCGCGCGAGATCCGCAGACAGCGGGAGCGCATCGGCATGGTCTTCCAGCGCTTCCATCTCTTCCCGCACCGCACGGCGGTGCAGAACGTGATGGAGGGCCCCCTGGTGGTGAAGGGCCGGCCCCGGGCCGAGGCCGAACGGCAGGCCCGGGAGCTGCTCGACCGCGTCGGGCTCGCCGACCGCGGCGACCACTACCCGGCCCAGCTGTCGGGCGGCCAGCAGCAGCGCGTCGCCATCGCCCGGGCCCTCGCCATGGAGCCCACCCTGATGCTCTTCGACGAGCCCACCTCGGCACTCGACCCCGAACTCGTCGGCGAGGTCCTCGGCGTCATGCGTGATCTGGCCCGCAGCGGAATGACCATGATCGTGGTCACCCACGAGATGGGCTTCGCCCGCGAGGTCGCGGACCGGGTCCTCTTCCTGGACCAGGGCGCCGCCGTCGAAGAGGGCAGCCCCGACCGGTTCTTCGGCGATCCGCGGCACGACCGTACCCGGGCCTTCCTGTCGACGGTGCTGTGA
- a CDS encoding amino acid ABC transporter permease gives MNNPSTKDASAPTAQPPESSAAPTPTAADDADGGLALRVTRRPRPARWLAVLSALFFAVWLAYTIIVNPHLHWDVVVDYQFDDRVLKGLWVTVQLTLISMAVGIAIGVLIAVMQLSESPVLRTIAGAYTWFFRGTPLLVQLIFWFNLALLFPVIGIGIPFDGPKLVEWQTNAVITGFVAALLGLSINEGAYMAEIVRAGIQSVDPGQREAGESIGMSNRRILTRVVLPQAMRVIIPPFGNQFISMLKTTSLVSVIAGSDLMTVSQHLYLANFEVIALLMVASIWYLVLTTVASVAQHFIERRYNPGAAPMRRRVLTHLVPGRTGKGATA, from the coding sequence ATGAACAATCCTTCAACGAAAGATGCCTCGGCGCCGACGGCCCAACCGCCGGAATCCTCCGCCGCGCCCACGCCCACGGCCGCCGACGACGCGGACGGCGGCCTCGCGCTCCGGGTGACCCGGCGCCCCCGCCCCGCACGCTGGCTGGCCGTCCTCTCCGCCCTGTTCTTCGCGGTGTGGCTGGCGTACACCATCATCGTCAATCCCCATCTCCACTGGGACGTCGTCGTCGACTACCAGTTCGACGACCGGGTCCTCAAGGGTCTGTGGGTGACGGTCCAGCTCACCCTGATCTCGATGGCCGTCGGCATCGCCATCGGGGTGCTCATCGCGGTGATGCAGCTCTCCGAGAGCCCGGTGCTCCGGACCATCGCCGGCGCGTACACCTGGTTCTTCCGGGGCACGCCGCTGCTGGTCCAGCTCATCTTCTGGTTCAATCTGGCGCTGCTGTTCCCGGTCATCGGCATCGGTATCCCCTTCGACGGCCCCAAGCTCGTGGAGTGGCAGACCAATGCCGTCATCACCGGCTTCGTCGCGGCCCTCCTCGGCCTCTCCATCAACGAGGGCGCCTATATGGCGGAGATCGTGCGGGCCGGGATCCAGAGCGTCGACCCCGGGCAGCGGGAGGCGGGCGAGTCGATCGGCATGTCGAACCGGCGGATCCTCACCCGGGTCGTCCTTCCGCAGGCGATGCGCGTGATCATCCCGCCCTTCGGCAACCAGTTCATCTCCATGCTCAAGACCACCTCCCTGGTCTCGGTGATCGCCGGTTCCGATCTGATGACCGTCTCCCAGCATCTGTATCTGGCGAACTTCGAGGTCATCGCCCTGCTGATGGTGGCGTCCATCTGGTACCTCGTCCTCACCACGGTCGCCAGCGTCGCCCAGCACTTCATCGAACGGCGCTACAACCCCGGCGCCGCACCGATGCGCCGACGGGTCCTGACCCATCTCGTACCCGGCCGCACCGGCAAGGGAGCCACCGCGTGA